Part of the Paramagnetospirillum magnetotacticum MS-1 genome, TTCGGCTATTCGCGCACCGCTTGACCGGTAGCCTCGTCAGGCAGTCCTTCGTCGCCCGGCACCGAGCGCTGCCGGTTGGCATCAGCCTTGATCATGCTGGCATCGACCGCGAAGCCCTCGCCGCCGACCAGCCCTTCCGCCATGCAGCGTTCCACCGTCGCTTCGAACAGCCGCCGCAGCAGGTCGCTGTCACGGAAACGGCCGTGTCGGTTCTTCGAAAAGGTCGAGTGGTCGGGAACCGTGCCCTCGAGTCCAAGCCGGCAGAACCAGCGATAAGCCAGATTGAGATGCACTTCCTCACAGAGCCGCCGCTCCGAGCGGATGCCCATGCAGTAGCCGATGATCAGCATCCGGATCATCAACTCGGGATCAATCGATGGCCGACCGGTCTCGCTGTAATAGGGACGTAGCTGCTCGCGGATGTCGCAGAGATCGACGAACCGGTCGATGGAGCGCAGCAGGTGATCCGCAGGCACGTGTCGCTCGAGGCTGAACTCGTAGAACAACGCCGGCTGGTCGATGTGGCGCTCCCCCATCATTGGCTGATCTCCCGCTGCTCAGATCGATTGAATCAGAGCATCGGCACCTCAGCAACCGGGAGTTTTTCAACAGAATCTGCCATTTGCGGTCATCCACGATCCCTATGAACAAGCCCCCCTTGGTTCTGTCTGCCAACTTAGCAGCCTCCTTGGTGGCAATGAGTTACTGCTGCGAGTTGTGTCTGGGACTCCAATGAGCAACCACCACATTTCCCGTGCCTAATTCAAAATTTCAACTTTACAAAATGTCGAAGAGGCAGTGTCAAACGGGACTAGTGTGAGAAAAATATTTCAATAAAGTTGTTATGGATAGCAGCTCCCTTGTTTGGTCGCCACCAATGGAAATCACACATAAAAAAATTGATATCGGCCTCATTTTATACATGAAGGTGTGCGGCGGCGTATATTCGACTATAGTCACAGATTCCGCAGCCGCGTCAATCATTCGACTAAAAACACAAGCATCGCATGTGCCATCTGGGGCCATTTATATGGTGCCAGAATCCTGCAAGTCGGCGATGATTGAGTTAGCTGCCGGGAGCGCATGGCGAAAAGAATATTCGTTAAAATATATTCTTAAAAATTGCAATATCAATTAATTTGCACTGGCCATAACAATATGCGCAGCAATTTTACTTATATTAACAAATAATGTTATGCAGTTTTGTAGATTAAACATGGCCTAATGCTAAAATCGAAAGCGATCTGCGAGGGATAGTGCATTTTGAAAAAGGGAATTCTGCCAATGGAAGGGCCAGTTCTCATAGTCGACGACGATGCCAATTTGCTGCTGTCGCTGCGTCGCCAATTTGTCGGTAAATTTAACCTAGCAACGGCTCAAGGCGGGCCGGAAGCAATTGAGTTGGTGCGAACAGCTCAAGATCGAAACGCGTCTTTTGCCGTCGTCGTCTGCGACATGCGGATGCCTGAAATGGATGGGCTTCAGACACTAGCCCATATTCACGAAATTTCGCCCCAAACCATCTTGTTGATGTTGACGGGAAATTCAGACCAGCAGACAACGATCAATGCCATCAACAGTGGCCATATTTTCAGGTTCTATAACAAGCCATGTCCAATTCCGATTCTCGAAAGCGGAATAAGCGAGGCCATCACAAAATTCAAAATGCTTCAAGCCGAACACGAGATTCTGGAAAAGACCCTGGCAGGTAGCATCAAGGTTCTCATCGATCTCGTATCTTCTACTAATCCAGTCATATCAAGTCATGCAAGACGGATACGTGACTATGCCAGGAAGCTGACCTCTGATGGCCAGTTCCCCCGTCACTGGCAGTTGGAAATTGCATCGTCCCTTGCATTGATCGGCCAGCTATCGCTCCCAGTAGAATTGGTTCAAAAGCGGCACGCTGGCCAATCCATGAGCGTTGATGAACAATCAACGTTGGCCAGTGCCCCGGAAATAGCCCGCAACCTCATCACCAATATTCCGCGCTTGGGGAAGGTTGCCGAATCCATTTACCTCCAGGATCGTGGATTTGAC contains:
- a CDS encoding HD domain-containing phosphohydrolase codes for the protein MKKGILPMEGPVLIVDDDANLLLSLRRQFVGKFNLATAQGGPEAIELVRTAQDRNASFAVVVCDMRMPEMDGLQTLAHIHEISPQTILLMLTGNSDQQTTINAINSGHIFRFYNKPCPIPILESGISEAITKFKMLQAEHEILEKTLAGSIKVLIDLVSSTNPVISSHARRIRDYARKLTSDGQFPRHWQLEIASSLALIGQLSLPVELVQKRHAGQSMSVDEQSTLASAPEIARNLITNIPRLGKVAESIYLQDRGFDGSGFPDGGPVGADIPRDARILKVLKDLSEAVEEIGAPNEKSFAILEGKKAQYDPDIFDKIRKCLEVPLAEGQNSSDDDRIDRPVDENSESSLPIKNKAARNISGISSFPTTETARKATLSRKRRRHRIIAVIMASIFLAATGSIAILYDKRSSPPLNEVSASELILQMQMAAKGDVAAASNVYGGKLLVKDGNVQVDGIPRSACIQVSWKLIKTGMLSINGLVAQRVTGTSISKQCDSTNANVLAWSPYQANEKAEEE